From the genome of Methanobrevibacter smithii ATCC 35061, one region includes:
- a CDS encoding UPF0146 family protein — protein MWDDFAEFILTQATENPTRIVEIAVGKFDGVYQYLKRNENIEIIKTDILPNDDEVIKDDITNPNLELYENADIIYSIRPPSELQPHIERLSRKVDGTFIIKPLCNEDLNISSHKVKLKNYKKASFYIL, from the coding sequence ATGTGGGATGATTTCGCAGAGTTCATTTTAACACAGGCAACTGAAAATCCGACAAGAATAGTGGAAATAGCCGTCGGGAAATTTGACGGAGTATACCAATACCTAAAGAGAAACGAAAATATAGAAATTATCAAAACCGATATTTTGCCAAATGATGATGAAGTAATAAAAGATGACATTACAAATCCTAACTTGGAATTATATGAAAATGCCGATATTATATATTCCATTCGCCCACCAAGTGAATTGCAACCCCATATAGAAAGACTGTCACGAAAAGTTGACGGAACTTTTATCATAAAACCTTTGTGTAATGAAGATTTAAATATAAGTTCACACAAAGTGAAATTGAAAAATTATAAAAAAGCAAGTTTTTACATATTATAG